A part of Capsicum annuum cultivar UCD-10X-F1 chromosome 6, UCD10Xv1.1, whole genome shotgun sequence genomic DNA contains:
- the LOC107855431 gene encoding uncharacterized protein LOC107855431 isoform X1, whose protein sequence is MQCTNYLPGFFYPRDHVVSLTGNSQSIPHGDIAYNSSRGFNLAFPPFMVDQSQEFVYQKEILRQTILKHEATFRYQVNELHRLYGRQRELMDEIKRRKLAEDHIQMQALGPNTFLSTLRSEIFEKTFWSSVNLTSIEPYQPRKEMLHECLISGADKTVQPGGDYLSGLDIANECKASSSKNDTSGMRVLDLELPAEKGTNNGDREPLQEENPATWTNFLISELRPQCSSKANLVASGDSSSAPSRCRGTILLFDLNEPVQPFESDGLNSAFESNNIREEIKDTDLDLSGVARAECSTLNKEGRDERNLKSFDEVASAGRALLPCNQPASLPLENVDKIHAETRTDKSLLLSSWREFTQIPVAVQELPCFNTDASFSKGTKSSVKKFNLNQGATATPASGSLTSCFMQHDASDNCTGEDIAAEKDDKFSDYTSSAKGMDWNLTPPTYLSDQSAPSSDISHLNLPKKNVQIHKKYEVLHSNMVPNSTPEYRKCSRDNHLVGARIDSKLSRANICIDLNSCIKEDLLSSSPSEAPESTAERVLEGPVSPENKECSPPRGDSQDINIRTSIHLPKGGHGESIEELDRVAADTLIFISSSVVHGYSKTAIGEPSEASSNCLGRLAEVASSLASSPENEVEQTMEVHCERNVLLSDCSRKKLNLRKGDIDDSLSHSKAAKETEKGITLCYQPRRGQARKTKDQKDLQIDVVPAVESLLHQVKETNIAPKSGPWKKKLSRTSSRGKRRPNVGERTMSSLLLQRTLDNKHGITGRFLKGWGVTRRRQTARRAKSYVSSTLFS, encoded by the exons ATGCAGTGCACTAACTATCTTCCAGGATTTTTCTACCCAAGAGATCATGTTGTCAGCCTTACGGGTAATTCACAGTCAATACCCCACGGTGATATCGCCTACAATAGTAGTAGAGGCTTCAATCTTGCATTTCCTCCATTTATGGTAGACCAGAGCCAGGAGTTCGTTTATCAGAAGGAAATATTGAGACAAACAATTCTCAAACATGAAGCAACATTTAGATATCAG GTCAATGAACTGCACCGCTTATATGGAAGACAAAGGGAGTTAATGGATGAGATTAAAAGGAGAAAACTAGCGGAGGATCATATACAGATGCAAGCTTTAGGGCCAAATACTTTTCTGTCTACGTTAAGGtctgaaatttttgagaaaaccTTTTGGAGCTCAGTAAACCTCACGAGCATTGAGCCATATCAACCAAGAAAAGAAATGCTTCATGAGTGCTTAATTTCTGGTGCTGATAAGACTGTGCAACCAGGTGGTGACTATCTTTCAGGTCTAGACATTGCTAACGAATGCAAAGCATCATCTTCGAAGAATGACACATCAGGGATGAGAGTGTTGGATCTTGAACTTCCAGCAGAAAAAGGCACTAATAATGGAGACAGGGAGCCACTTCAAGAAGAAAATCCTGCTACATGGACAAATTTTTTGATTTCAGAGCTTCGACCTCAATGTTCTTCGAAAGCCAACTTGGTTGCCTCTGGAGACTCTTCCAGTGCTCCCTCAAGATGTAGGGGTACCATTCTTTTGTTTGACCTAAATGAACCTGTACAACCTTTTGAGTCAGATGGTCTAAATTCTGCATTTGAATCAAATAACATTCGTGAGGAAATCAAGGACACGGATTTGGATTTATCCGGTGTGGCACGTGCAGAATGCTCAACTCTGAATAAAGAAG GGAGAGATGAAAGAAACTTGAAGTCGTTTGATGAAGTTGCTTCCGCTGGGAGAGCACTTCTTCCATGTAATCAACCAGCATCGTTGCCCTTAGAAAATGTAGACAAGATTCATGCCGAAACCAGAACTGACAAATCCTTGCTGCTTTCTTCTTGGAGAGAATTTACACAGATCCCTGTGGCAGTACAAGAACTTCCATGCTTTAATACTGACGCATCATTCAGCAAGGGTACTAAGTCCTCTGTAAAGAAGTTTAATCTGAACCAAGGTGCTACAGCTACTCCAGCTTCTGGAAGTTTGACGTCTTGCTTTATGCAGCATGATGCAAGTGATAATTGTACAGGTGAAGACATTGCTGCTGAAAAAGACGATAAGTTTTCAGACTACACAAGTTCTGCGAAAGGCATGGACTGGAATTTGACACCTCCTACCTATTTGTCTGACCAATCTGCACCCTCCTCCGACATTTCCCATCTTAATCTCCCTAAAAAAAATGTACagattcataaaaaatatgaGGTTCTACACAGTAACATGGTTCCTAATTCTACACCTGAATATAGAAAATGCTCCAGGGATAATCACCTTGTAGGTGCTAGAATTGATAGTAAGCTTTCAAGAGCTAATATTTGCATCGACTTAAACTCCTGCATCAAAGAAGACCTTTTATCATCTAGTCCAAGCGAGGCACCAGAGTCCACTGCAGAAAGAGTTCTGGAAGGTCCCGTTAGTCCAGAAAATAAGGAGTGTTCTCCACCCAGAGGAGATTCTCAGGACATTAATATCAGGACATCAATCCATTTGCCAAAAGGAGGTCATGGTGAATCAATTGAGGAACTTGACAGGGTTGCAGCTGAtacacttatttttatttcatcatctGTGGTCCACGGGTACTCAAAGACCGCCATTGGCGAACCATCTGAAGCTTCTAGCAACTGTCTAGGCCGGCTTGCTGAAGTTGCCTCTTCTTTGGCTAGTAGTCCAGAGAATGAAGTTGAACAAACCATGGAAGTCCATTGTGAGCGCAATGTACTTCTTTCTGACTGCAGTCGGAAGAAGCTTAATCTGAGAAAGGGGGACATAGATGATAGTCTTAGTCACTCCAAGGCTGCAAAAGAGACGGAAAAAGGTATTACGCTGTGTTATCAACCAAGGAGGGGTCAAGCAAGGAAGACAAAGGATCAGAAGGACCTTCAAATAGATGTGGTACCTGCAGTTGAATCTCTTTTGCATCAGgtaaaagaaacaaatattgcTCCAAAATCCGGTCCATGGAAGAAAAAACTGAGTAGGACGAGTTCGAGAGGCAAGAGACGGCCCAATGTCGGAGAGAGAACAATGAGTTCACTCCTACTGCAGCGTACATTGGATAACAAACACGGGATCACAGGTAGATTTTTGAAAGGTTGGGGGGTGACAAGAAGGCGGCAAACTGCCCGGAGAGCTAAGTCTTATGTGTCCTCCACTCTTTTCAGCTGA
- the LOC107855433 gene encoding dCTP pyrophosphatase 1, translating into MENNNSHEYGRKVMMKDVSLQELRERLAEFSRVRGWDQYHSPRNLLLALVGEVGELSEIFQWKGEVARGLPNWTSDDKEHLEE; encoded by the exons ATGGAGAATAATAATTCCCATGAGTATGGTAGAAAAGTCATGATGAAGGATGTCTCTCTTCAAGAGCTTAGAGAAAGGCTTGCTGAATTTTCTAGAGTTAGAGGTTGGGATCAATATCACAGTCCTAGAAACCTTCTTCTAGCTTTG GTTGGAGAAGTGGGAGAATTATCAGAGATATTTCAGTGGAAAGGGGAAGTTGCAAGAGGGTTACCTAACTGGACATCAGATGATAAGGAACATTTGGAGGAGTAA
- the LOC107855459 gene encoding lysM domain receptor-like kinase 3, whose product MASWSCILILYFMLPLIFPKTTTNLASAAPTQLTNIYPFPCSDQIKTCNAFLYQHNGLSTQNITNFYAVNASAIKPIIHDDRQDYLVNIPCTCKDVNGTVGYFYDTSYKLQPDDTFANVSNDIFSGQVWKVGGEEKSYRAGDVVTMHLLCGCVEDEEKIVVTYTVQEHDTLSSIGDSLSSQVSDVENLNPHLTTPQFVDVGWLIYVPMYKNGVPALARKKQKAHKWTILVGIVSAVTVLSMCTVMMFILRRNRLHRRAKEDAAAISKSFSTKKTTSLQKQYMYKDNTEGLLFANLSADMPVFESERPVIYSLEEIAEATSDFDETRIIGVGGYGSVYYGTIGKQEVAIKKMRSNKSKEFMAELKVLCKIHHINVVELLGYASGDDHLYLVYEYILNGSLNEHLHQPTLKGHKPLSWTTRTQIAVDTARGIEYIHDHTKSRYVHRDIKTSNILLDEAMRAKVADFGLAKLVGRTNEDEFLATRLVGTPGYLPPESVKELQITTKTDVFAFGVVLAELITGKRALIRENGDPNKMKSLISIIHEIFQDEDPESTLESFIDENLKGCYPMEDIYKMAEIADWCLCENAINRPEMREVVVALTQIRTSSTEWEASLGGDSVVFSGIFNGR is encoded by the exons ATGGCTTCTTGGTCTTGCATCCTCATTCTTTACTTCATGTTACCTCTGATTTTTCCTAAGACCACAACAAATTTGGCTTCTGCTGCACCAACTCAGTTAACTAACATCTACCCTTTTCCATGCTCCGATCAAATCAAGACATGCAACGCATTCCTCTACCAGCACAACGGTCTCTCAACACAGAATATCACCAATTTTTACGCTGTCAATGCATCAGCAATCAAGCCGATTATCCATGATGACAGACAAGACTACCTAGTTAATATACCTTGCACTTGCAAAGATGTTAATGGAACTGTTGGATATTTCTATGACACGAGTTACAAGCTGCAGCCAGATGATACATTTGCAAATGTTTCTAATGACATTTTTAGTGGACAGGTTTGGAAAGTTGGAGGAGAAGAAAAAAGTTACCGGGCTGGGGATGTAGTTACTATGCATCTGTTGTGTGGATGTGtggaagatgaagagaaaattgtGGTGACGTATACTGTTCAGGAGCATGATACTTTGTCAAGTATTGGAGATTCGCTTTCTTCTCAAGTCAGTGACGTAGAGAACTTGAATCCTCACTTGACAACTCCACAGTTCGTAGATGTTGGATGGCTGATTTATGTGCCCATGTACAAAAATGGCGTTCCAGCGCTAGCAA GAAAGAAGCAGAAGGCACACAAATGGACAATACTTGTTGGAATAGTATCAGCTGTGACTGTTCTTTCAATGTGCACTGTGATGATGTTTATTCTCAGGAGAAATAGACTGCATAGACGCGCCAAGGAGGATGCTGCAGCTATTTCCAAAAGCTTTAGTACTAAAAAAACCACGTCTTTGCAGAAGCAGTACATGTATAAAGATAATACTGAAGGTTTACTGTTTGCCAATTTGT CTGCAGACATGCCAGTTTTTGAATCAGAAAGGCCAGTAATATACAGTCTTGAGGAAATAGCAGAAGCTACAAGCGATTTTGATGAGACTAGGATTATCGGGGTAGGTGGATATGGGAGTGTGTATTATGGGACAATTGGGAAGCAG GAAGTTGCAATTAAAAAGATGAGGTCTAACAAGTCTAAGGAATTTATGGCGGAGCTCAAAGTCTTATGCAAGATACATCACATAAATGTG GTAGAGCTGTTGGGTTATGCCAGTGGGGATGATCACCTCTACTTGGTCTACGAGTATATCCTAAATGGTTCTCTCAATGAACATCTTCATCAACCAACGCTAAAAG GTCATAAGCCTCTAAGTTGGACTACAAGAACACAGATTGCTGTAGATACTGCAAGGGGTATTGAGTATATCCATGACCATACAAAATCTCGGTATGTTCACCGCGATATAAAAACAAGTAACATTCTACTGGATGAAGCAATGAGAGCTAAG GTTGCAGATTTTGGTCTGGCAAAACTAGTAGGTCGAACCAATGAAGATGAATTCTTGGCGACCCGTCTAGTTGGAACACCAGGATATCTTCCCCCTGA ATCTGTGAAAGAGCTACAGATAACTACCAAAACCGATGTTTTTGCATTTGGAGTCGTTCTCGCAGAACTAATAACAGGAAAACGCGCACTCATTCGTGAAAATGGGGATCCAAACAAGATGAAATCACTCATCTCAATT ATACACGAAATTTTCCAAGACGAGGATCCAGAGTCAACATTGGAATCCTTTATAGATGAAAATCTCAAGGGATGCTATCCCATGGAAGATATATACAAG ATGGCAGAAATTGCAGACTGGTGCCTCTGTGAAAATGCAATTAACAGACCAGAAATGAGGGAGGTGGTTGTTGCATTAACTCAAATCAGGACCTCGTCCACAGAGTGGGAAGCATCATTAGGAGGCGATAGCGTGGTTTTTAGTGGAATCTTTAACGGGAGATGA
- the LOC107855458 gene encoding uncharacterized protein LOC107855458 translates to MAEIDGGIPENLEKIEPIASLVRRNSTGSVGFEMGESKVLSRYLDVPRSSCHDMCKYGFEHDSSLKSRIPRPSRVTLGKIPERKKVPGSTNLPSEIKRQTKEIKASTKRAAPFVNHQSDSKLKPLEENAPRRHQRRHSDNFILGRSSKFQETLLNGSSSRQNHSRKMEKDGGSSELSRKKNVVTSTISSSAKSAAKKVSSTASSNNSSRKTSQHNSRTSLIPSKTGQISHESVTKKTSHHRKSMTKSNEISKENSNSKESSLDREGPKQGKTASSSLCSPSRPPSSSGDSSRNIDTTQTFVSSSSLMSSSSISADESAKSDGTCSSPRQNGTTSQKQDTQPERAGQVGLENEDCSPKILKFRKGKTTDIQSDKESPRRQKFKQVIIKDACENESGDGNPRGNGLRRSAADAHSYAAKDEVMTVNLRSRAIEHTKETPSLFNNVIEVTVNKLAETRRSKVKALVGAFETVISLQDAKSCPVIGRS, encoded by the coding sequence ATGGCTGAGATTGATGGTGGCATACCTGAAAACCTGGAGAAAATTGAGCCTATAGCAAGTCTTGTGAGAAGGAATTCAACTGGAAGTGTAGGTTTTGAAATGGGTGAATCCAAGGTCTTGTCACGTTATCTTGACGTTCCAAGAAGTTCATGTCATGATATGTgcaaatatggttttgaacatgatTCTTCATTGAAGTCAAGGATTCCCCGGCCCTCAAGAGTAACATTAGGGAAAATACCAGAAAGGAAGAAAGTACCAGGCTCGACTAATCTACCTTCAGAGATCAAGAGGCAGACAAAGGAAATCAAAGCGTCTACCAAAAGAGCAGCGCCATTTGTGAATCATCAAAGTGATTCCAAGCTCAAGCCTTTGGAAGAAAATGCACCAAGAAGGCATCAAAGAAGACACAGTGACAACTTTATACTAGGGAGGTCTTCGAAATTCCAAGAGACTCTATTGAATGGATCAAGCAGTAGACAGAACCACAGCCGTAAAATGGAGAAAGACGGTGGATCCTCCGAGCTAAGCAGGAAAAAGAATGTTGTTACCTCAACAATTTCATCGTCTGCAAAATCTGCTGCGAAAAAGGTTTCAAGCACAGCATCCAGTAACAACTCCTCAAGAAAGACGTCTCAACATAACAGTAGGACTAGTCTTATACCAAGCAAGACTGGGCAAATCAGTCATGAAAGTGTGACAAAGAAGACGTCGCATCATAGAAAATCAATGACTAAAAGCAATGAGATTTCCAAGGAAAATAGTAATTCCAAAGAATCCTCTTTGGATAGAGAGGGTCCAAAACAAGGAAAGACGGCTTCATCATCCCTTTGTTCCCCATCacgtccaccatcttcaagtGGCGATAGCTCAAGAAACATTGACACCACCCAGACGTTCGTTTCCTCATCTTCATTGATgtcatcatcatcaatttcagcaGATGAGTCTGCTAAAAGTGATGGAACATGCTCTAGCCCCAGACAAAATGGAACTACAAGTCAGAAGCAAGACACACAACCTGAGAGGGCTGGACAAGTTGGCTTAGAAAATGAAGATTGCAGTCCTAAAATACTCAAGTTCAGAAAAGGAAAGACAACTGATATCCAATCTGATAAAGAAAGTCCAAGGAGACAAAAATTTAAGCAAGTCATCATAAAAGATGCTTGCGAAAATGAAAGTGGTGATGGTAATCCTAGAGGAAACGGCTTGAGAAGATCCGCTGCTGATGCCCATTCATATGCAGCTAAAGACGAAGTTATGACAGTAAACCTTCGATCCCGTGCTATAGAACATACAAAAGAAACTCCAAGTTTGTTCAACAACGTGATTGAAGTAACTGTAAACAAGCTTGCCGAGACTAGGAGAAGCAAGGTGAAGGCTCTGGTGGGTGCTTTTGAAACTGTTATCTCCCTTCAGGATGCAAAATCCTGTCCAGTAATTGGAAGATCATAA
- the LOC107855431 gene encoding uncharacterized protein LOC107855431 isoform X2, with amino-acid sequence MDEIKRRKLAEDHIQMQALGPNTFLSTLRSEIFEKTFWSSVNLTSIEPYQPRKEMLHECLISGADKTVQPGGDYLSGLDIANECKASSSKNDTSGMRVLDLELPAEKGTNNGDREPLQEENPATWTNFLISELRPQCSSKANLVASGDSSSAPSRCRGTILLFDLNEPVQPFESDGLNSAFESNNIREEIKDTDLDLSGVARAECSTLNKEGRDERNLKSFDEVASAGRALLPCNQPASLPLENVDKIHAETRTDKSLLLSSWREFTQIPVAVQELPCFNTDASFSKGTKSSVKKFNLNQGATATPASGSLTSCFMQHDASDNCTGEDIAAEKDDKFSDYTSSAKGMDWNLTPPTYLSDQSAPSSDISHLNLPKKNVQIHKKYEVLHSNMVPNSTPEYRKCSRDNHLVGARIDSKLSRANICIDLNSCIKEDLLSSSPSEAPESTAERVLEGPVSPENKECSPPRGDSQDINIRTSIHLPKGGHGESIEELDRVAADTLIFISSSVVHGYSKTAIGEPSEASSNCLGRLAEVASSLASSPENEVEQTMEVHCERNVLLSDCSRKKLNLRKGDIDDSLSHSKAAKETEKGITLCYQPRRGQARKTKDQKDLQIDVVPAVESLLHQVKETNIAPKSGPWKKKLSRTSSRGKRRPNVGERTMSSLLLQRTLDNKHGITGRFLKGWGVTRRRQTARRAKSYVSSTLFS; translated from the exons ATGGATGAGATTAAAAGGAGAAAACTAGCGGAGGATCATATACAGATGCAAGCTTTAGGGCCAAATACTTTTCTGTCTACGTTAAGGtctgaaatttttgagaaaaccTTTTGGAGCTCAGTAAACCTCACGAGCATTGAGCCATATCAACCAAGAAAAGAAATGCTTCATGAGTGCTTAATTTCTGGTGCTGATAAGACTGTGCAACCAGGTGGTGACTATCTTTCAGGTCTAGACATTGCTAACGAATGCAAAGCATCATCTTCGAAGAATGACACATCAGGGATGAGAGTGTTGGATCTTGAACTTCCAGCAGAAAAAGGCACTAATAATGGAGACAGGGAGCCACTTCAAGAAGAAAATCCTGCTACATGGACAAATTTTTTGATTTCAGAGCTTCGACCTCAATGTTCTTCGAAAGCCAACTTGGTTGCCTCTGGAGACTCTTCCAGTGCTCCCTCAAGATGTAGGGGTACCATTCTTTTGTTTGACCTAAATGAACCTGTACAACCTTTTGAGTCAGATGGTCTAAATTCTGCATTTGAATCAAATAACATTCGTGAGGAAATCAAGGACACGGATTTGGATTTATCCGGTGTGGCACGTGCAGAATGCTCAACTCTGAATAAAGAAG GGAGAGATGAAAGAAACTTGAAGTCGTTTGATGAAGTTGCTTCCGCTGGGAGAGCACTTCTTCCATGTAATCAACCAGCATCGTTGCCCTTAGAAAATGTAGACAAGATTCATGCCGAAACCAGAACTGACAAATCCTTGCTGCTTTCTTCTTGGAGAGAATTTACACAGATCCCTGTGGCAGTACAAGAACTTCCATGCTTTAATACTGACGCATCATTCAGCAAGGGTACTAAGTCCTCTGTAAAGAAGTTTAATCTGAACCAAGGTGCTACAGCTACTCCAGCTTCTGGAAGTTTGACGTCTTGCTTTATGCAGCATGATGCAAGTGATAATTGTACAGGTGAAGACATTGCTGCTGAAAAAGACGATAAGTTTTCAGACTACACAAGTTCTGCGAAAGGCATGGACTGGAATTTGACACCTCCTACCTATTTGTCTGACCAATCTGCACCCTCCTCCGACATTTCCCATCTTAATCTCCCTAAAAAAAATGTACagattcataaaaaatatgaGGTTCTACACAGTAACATGGTTCCTAATTCTACACCTGAATATAGAAAATGCTCCAGGGATAATCACCTTGTAGGTGCTAGAATTGATAGTAAGCTTTCAAGAGCTAATATTTGCATCGACTTAAACTCCTGCATCAAAGAAGACCTTTTATCATCTAGTCCAAGCGAGGCACCAGAGTCCACTGCAGAAAGAGTTCTGGAAGGTCCCGTTAGTCCAGAAAATAAGGAGTGTTCTCCACCCAGAGGAGATTCTCAGGACATTAATATCAGGACATCAATCCATTTGCCAAAAGGAGGTCATGGTGAATCAATTGAGGAACTTGACAGGGTTGCAGCTGAtacacttatttttatttcatcatctGTGGTCCACGGGTACTCAAAGACCGCCATTGGCGAACCATCTGAAGCTTCTAGCAACTGTCTAGGCCGGCTTGCTGAAGTTGCCTCTTCTTTGGCTAGTAGTCCAGAGAATGAAGTTGAACAAACCATGGAAGTCCATTGTGAGCGCAATGTACTTCTTTCTGACTGCAGTCGGAAGAAGCTTAATCTGAGAAAGGGGGACATAGATGATAGTCTTAGTCACTCCAAGGCTGCAAAAGAGACGGAAAAAGGTATTACGCTGTGTTATCAACCAAGGAGGGGTCAAGCAAGGAAGACAAAGGATCAGAAGGACCTTCAAATAGATGTGGTACCTGCAGTTGAATCTCTTTTGCATCAGgtaaaagaaacaaatattgcTCCAAAATCCGGTCCATGGAAGAAAAAACTGAGTAGGACGAGTTCGAGAGGCAAGAGACGGCCCAATGTCGGAGAGAGAACAATGAGTTCACTCCTACTGCAGCGTACATTGGATAACAAACACGGGATCACAGGTAGATTTTTGAAAGGTTGGGGGGTGACAAGAAGGCGGCAAACTGCCCGGAGAGCTAAGTCTTATGTGTCCTCCACTCTTTTCAGCTGA